In Bubalus kerabau isolate K-KA32 ecotype Philippines breed swamp buffalo chromosome 4, PCC_UOA_SB_1v2, whole genome shotgun sequence, one DNA window encodes the following:
- the LOC129650581 gene encoding LOW QUALITY PROTEIN: olfactory receptor 13D1 (The sequence of the model RefSeq protein was modified relative to this genomic sequence to represent the inferred CDS: inserted 4 bases in 4 codons) has translation MGNYSAVTEFFLVGLSQYPALQFCLFMLCLIMYMIIFLXNSLLIFISILDSCLHTPMYFSLGNLSFLDICYTSSSITSMLIKSIGSERKSIFFIGCALQMVVSLGLGSXCVLLAVMAYDRYVAICNPLRYPIIMNMVLYVHMATWSWIIGCLTSLLQTIITMILPFCGNNIIDHMTCEILALLKFICLAITINVIIVTVTNIVILVIPVLLIFISYVFILSSILRSNSAEGRKKKSFLYGSAHLTVVILFYGSALFMYMKPKSKDTNTSDXIIGLSHGVVTPMLNPIIYILRNKEVKEAVKKXLSQHLHLWKM, from the exons atgggaaattaCTCAGCTGTGACTGAATTCTTCCTGGTGGGGCTTTCCCAATACCCAGCACTCCAGTTTTGTCTGTTCATGCTCTGCCTCATCATGTACATGATCATCTTCC GAAATAGCCTCCTCATTTTCATCAGCATACTGGATTCTTGCCTCCACACTCCCATGTATTTCTCCCTTGGGAACCTCTCATTCTTAGACATCTGTTACACGTCATCATCCATCACCTCAATGCTCATTAAAAGCATTGGGTCTGAGAGAAAATCCATCTTTTTCATTGGCTGTGCTCTGCAGATGGTTGTCTCTCTTGGGTTAGGCT ACTGTGTCCTCCTGGCTGTGATGGCATATGATCgatatgtggccatctgcaaccCCCTAAGGTACCCCATCATCATGAACATGGTGCTGTATGTGCACATGGCTACATGGTCTTGGATCATAGGTTGTCTGACTTCTCTATTACAGACAATTATAACAATGATATTGCCTTTCTGTGGTAATAATATCATTGATCATATGACCTGTGAGATCTTGGCCCTTCTTAAATTCATCTGTTTGGCTATTACCATCAATGTGATTATCGTAACAGTGACAAATATTGTTATACTGGTGATTCCTGTACTATTAATTTTCATCTCCTATGTTTTCATCCTCTCTTCCATCCTGAGAAGTAATTCTgctgaagggagaaaaaaaaagtcttttctatACGGTTCAGCCCACCTGACTGTGGTCATCTTATTCTATGGTTCAGCCCTTTTTATGTACATGAAGCCCAAGTCAAAGGACACAAACACTTCTG AGATAATTGGACTGTCTCATGGAGTGGTAACCCCAATGTTGAACCCCATCATCTACATCTTGAGAAATAAGGAGGTGAAAGAAGCTGTGAAGA GTCTGAGTCAACACTTGCATCTATGGAAAATGTGA